In Eretmochelys imbricata isolate rEreImb1 chromosome 14, rEreImb1.hap1, whole genome shotgun sequence, a genomic segment contains:
- the LOC144274602 gene encoding uncharacterized protein LOC144274602 isoform X1, giving the protein MQENYKTVTSLEHVGMVNEKENPEQEGGEDVGLQGTVLGKSEGNLYESHKRGKTCRNQRRSERLLGYDPGKKICEPINHGGDCKDLKETTAQQRITTEERKNTCTECGKSFIRRSHLISHQRIHTGEKPYKCLVCGRGFSQTAHLISHQRIHTGEKPYKCLNCGKGFIQGSHLLRHERTHTGEKPYKCLECGKSFIQSSDLISHQRTHTGERVYKCLDCGESFDWNMQLVRHQMLHTGEKPYKCLDCGKAFSDSSALIIHQRLHTGEKPYKCLDCGRRFNQNSLLTRHKRTHTGDKPYKCLECGKSFNQSSYLIAHQRTHTGERPYMCLECGKSFSWSSDLTAHQRTHTGERPYKCLECGKRFLQSSNLSVHLRIHTGKTPYKCPDCGKNFSQSSNLTRHQNTHMAGKTS; this is encoded by the exons atgcaggagaattaCAAgacggtgacctcgctgg AGCATGTTGGGATGGTGAATGAGAAGGAGAATCCAGAGCAGGAAGGTGGTGAGGACGTAGGTCTGCAGGGAACGGTATTGGGAAAATCCGAGGGGAATCTTTATGAGAGTCATAAACGAGGAAAAACCTGCAGAAACCAGCGCAGGTCAGAGAGGCTGCTGGGATACGACCCAGGGAAGAAAATTTGTGAACCCATAAATCATGGTGGAGATTGCAAGGACCTCAAGGAAACAACAGCCCAGCAGAGAATCAccacagaagagagaaaaaacacatgcaccgagtgtgggaaaagctttattCGGAGGTCACATCTTATTTcccatcagaggatccacactggagagaaaccctacaaGTGCCTTGTCTGTGGGAGAGGTTTCAGCCAGACCGCACACCTTATTTCACACCAGAGGAttcacacgggagagaaaccctataagtGCCTTAACTGTGGGAAAGGTTTCATTCAAGGTTCACATCTTCTTAGGCATGAGAGAacccacacaggtgagaaaccctataaatgcctggaatgcgggaaaagcttcattcagaGCTCAGATCTTATTTCacaccagagaacccacacaggagaaagaGTCTATAAGTGCCTTGACTGTGGGGAAAGTTTTGATTGGAACATGCAGCTTGTTAGACATCAGATGCTCcatacaggagagaaaccctacaaatGCCTGGATTGTGGGAAAGCATTTAGTGACAGTTCAGCCCTTATTATTCACCAGAGactccacacgggagagaaaccctataaatgccttgacTGTGGGAGAAGATTCAATCAGAACTCGCTCCTTACTAGACACAAGAGAACCCACACTGGAGACAAACCCTATAAGTGcctggagtgtgggaaaagtttcaatcaGAGCTCATATCTAATTGCACATCAGAGAactcacacaggagagagaccctatatgtgcctcgagtgtgggaaaagtttcagttgGAGCTCAGATCTGactgcacatcagagaacccacacaggagagagaccttatAAGTGCCTGGAATGTGGGAAAAGATTCCTTCAAAGTTCAAATCTTAGTGTGCATCTGAGAATCCATACAGGAAAAACACCCTATAAATGCCCCGACTGTGGGAAAAACTTCAGTCAGAGTTCAAACCTGACTAGACACCAGAACACCCACATGGCAGGAAAAACCTCATAA